From Erigeron canadensis isolate Cc75 chromosome 5, C_canadensis_v1, whole genome shotgun sequence:
CGCTATGTAATAAAGGGACGAACAGTTTAATCAAGGTGACTATAAGTCCATAAGAAAGTGGAGTTTTTAGAGAGCATCTTGTTTTAGTTACACAACAATTTGATTCCTCACTGATTCTATATATTCTTTTACTTTGCAGTCAAATTTGGTGTAGGAGGGTTCAGTATGGGTGCGGCAGCTGCTCTATACTGTGCAAGTTGTTTTGTTCATGGAAAACTTGGGAATGGTGATGCTTTCTCTACCCATTTGGATGCAGTTGTTGGCCTTAGTGGCTGGCTTCCATGTGCAAAGTACTGCTCATGTTTTGACCCCCCCTTCCCCCCCTCTCTCTTTTGTGCACTTTATTAGGGATGTTTGGTTGTGCATtttaaaagtgattatttgataCTTTGTAACCACTAACCAGATATAGATAATGAAGGGCAATAAAAATGGATTATAGAAGATAGTGTCCAGATAAACTTTAATACTTGAAGTTAAAATAATGAGACATAATCAAATGTTTGAGTGTTcagtaaatataaatttttttggtaATGGTACAACCAAGAAGGaccttttatattttaaagtaaaaagCTTTATATTAGGTTAAATATACAATGCAAATAGAAATATTAGTATATCCTTGGATAACTAGTTTTGTTACGATGGAAATGAAACAGATGATGCAAAATTGATCAATCtaggtaattttattttatccaAACATAGAAACGGATTGTTGAGACATCTAGtcttaataatcaaataatcagttTCAAAGCAAAAATCATAACACCCTTAGTACAGTGACAAAGTCTGTGATACAAGTATATGACATTTGCTGTTTATTGTTGCTAGTGACCTTAGTAACAAGGTAGAAGGGGCTGAAGCTGCAAGCCGGGCTTCATCCTTGCCCATTTTGCACTGTCATGGAAAAGGTACCATCCACAGTTTTTGTTTCTCTGTTCATGTAGAATAAGCCTTGGTTTTAGTGCACTTTTGAAACAAGAAAAAATTCTGCttaagttttccatttttgGAGAATTAATAAGTATGTTGCAATGTTCATGAAGTTGTAGACTTTCAAGTTATCATCCACTTTGGGTACCCTTTTTTTATCACCTAAACCATGATGTCAACACTCCTAATTTTTCTTTGTTGGTGAGAAAACTAGAAATATATGTTCACTTTTTGTCATAAAAGAAAGATCACTATTTTCTATttatgaaagtttaaaaactaaatgttGCATGTTATTTCTTTCTTAACTTAAATTTGCACGCAATTTATGATATCAATCTGGGTTCACATAATTTACATGTTTTCATTTGTTGTATATGTTTAAAGGTTGTAAAACATAGGCGGAGTCGGCCGAGTCTGGTTGACCCCCCAAAGatattttcttcctttttttaatatataaatactttgtTAATATTTTGGTGTCTACTTGTGAATTCTGCATGTAAATGAAAGGGATTGGAAAACAACAGGTTTTCTAACATTCTGCAATCTGATTacagttgatgatgtggttCTGTTTCGTTATGGTGACAAATCCGCAGAGAAACTAACTTCATGTGGCTTTCGTAACTTTACCTTTAAAGTCTACGACTCGTATGTATCCTTCCATTGTCTTGAATTATAATGATAGTTGTTATCAGGGTGGCGAAGTCGGCTGGTTGAACTGGTTAGGCAACAGTTTAACTGGTTTGTGTCAAAAAGAATAGTTTTGTggcaatgggtcaaaatggttgGGGTCGCTTTTTTCACGAAATACTTTTTCCATGATTTATAATAGAAAGATCTATGAGGTGTTATACttagttttttatttactaattagAGATATCTCATAATCTAAACCAACTCCAAAATCTTCACAAGATGAGGATACTAGAATAATAATCTTGTAGTCCTTATATATACGTGTGCTCATAGAGTAATAACCCAGTGGCCACCAGCCACCACTTTTCAggagaggtcttgggttcaagtcttgccaaaggcaaacttgagataatcaggagattattaagtggttgagatttaccTAGACACTAGCATGGCtgggggattagtgggtaccaaatggtacatgggatcaaggAGTTTTCATCCAATTACCCCCTTTTTTTAAGGGATACACATCACGGAATCTTAACTCGTTTTAGGAACATATGTACTTTAGTTATATGATTGACATCTCTCTTTATACCTAAATGCAGGCTTGGCCATTATACGATGCCTGATGAGATGGAGGATGTTTGTTCATGGCTAACTTCAAAATTAGATCTCAAGAGTGATAAATAAGTGCATTGATTGGAACAAACAGCAGCAGAAGTTGGCAAATTCAATCAAATGATAACTTGTAATGTGAAATATGAAATTTGTGAAAGTTAACACATGTTTACTGTGAAAGATACAGACCACAGATCTGCATATTGCATCTGTGTATCTACTATTCGCTGGTTCCCATTGGttgctttggtttatgaatttATGTTGTGTGTGCCGCAATTGCTTGTACCTTTTTTCCTATCTTTCAAGCAAGATATATGGGCTGATCTGTCatctagggatgagcaaaaaatCCGAAATACCACAGCGAAGGGATTCAGTTTCAGGTTTGCTAATGCATCCCATTCGGTTTCAGTACCGGCAATACTGAAGTGTATAGAATATGAAGGGTTGGTTTTATGGCTCATAATGTTAATCTATTGTTAAACATTCACTTGCTGACAAGGCTTATAATGTTAATTAACTTATCTGTGAGCTTCCTTCTGACTTTATACTCCTAACTAGAGAACTACATTAATTGAATTTGTGCTGAATCTTCTTTAACTGTGCTAAAATGCATTAATCTGCTTGCTTTTACTATATTTAAAGGGTAATTGGATGAAACCCCTTGATTCATGTACCACTTGCTTTTACTATATTTGTATAACGCTTTATTATACGTGTTGGCGTTGGACTCAAAAAGAAACTGATTTTGTGTGGATGGCTAGCTTGGGGTAGTTCATAGTAACTGAATTCATATCTTATGGTAGCTCATTGCAGACTTTGTTAGCGGTTTTTGTTGTTCTGTGCATCATATGGAAACTAACCCGCAATGCCTTTTTCCAATATATAGCTTTGTGCTAgtgttatattattaaaatcatTATATACTTGTTTAAGCATAAGTCTACATCCGTTTAGGTATAACATTTATCATTAAGAACCGGGGGTTAATACTTGATCTATAAGGTGTAATGGGGGAGATTACATTGTTGCTACTTTGGGTGGCGGTTCCCTATTGGTGGCCACAAGATGTGACGCCACAAGCCGAAGTAGGCTAAGGAGTATGTGTAAGAGAATGAGGggatgagagagagagagagagagagagagggagagaattCCTCCTTTAGTTGGTGTCTTgatcctctatttatagagatgCTTCTAGGGTTTTAGATTTGGGTCATGGGCTTTACATGTTTGGGCCTAAATCAAGCCCATGACTTAACATAGGTGAGGTCATGTTCAGGTCTGAAGGTTTCAGGAGCCTCCGCAACTTAGGTCCGGGAGCTACGTCAGGATCCTCAATGGAGGAGGGTCCGGAGGCTATGTCAGGAGCCTTGATGGAGGAGGGTCCGGACGCTATGTCAGGAACCTCGATGGAGGAGGGTCCGGACGCTATGTCAGGAACCTCTATAGATCAATCCGGAGGCTATGTCCGGAGCATCTAAGGAGCAATCATGCTTAAGTCCGGAGGCTACGTCTGGGCGGGAGCCTAGTAGCCTCCATAGGGTAGAAGACAGATTATTATCCGAAAGCTATTAGGGAGATGGTACATCATCAAGCCTCCCAGCCTAGCGTTGCATGGCAAGTAATGGAGCGTTAGGCTAGTGTTCAAAGCTGGAGGCTTTGTTGGTAGCCTCAATGGAGGAGGGTCCGGAGGCTATGTCAAGAGCCTTTGTGGATCAATCCGGAGGCTATGTCCGGAGCCTCTCAGAAGCAACCATGGTTAAGTCCGGAGGCTACATTAGGGCTGGAGCCTAGTAGCCTCCATATGGTAGTAGAGGAAATTTTTTTCGAAACGGGCGTAtttggtatttgaaataccgggtTCAAAAAAGTCACccgaatccggtatttcaaataccggtttcaaaaaTGGAATCTCGAACCCGGTATTTACAAACCCGGTTTCAAGCATGAGAGTACAATTTGCAGACAACTTTTTAATTGATGTGAcaacactttatatatatattgcaagtaccatttttctttctctctctttgtACCATCAGATTTACtttaataaacatttttattatataattaaaaaaaaaagagttgtaATCACAAAGTTTCTTCCACCTTCTCTCTTCGATCTCATGCTCATTTCTCATCAAATCGACCTATAAATTGTCAGCTTTTGTTCGCAAGAAGATTCTGATTCTGATCATTGTTTCCGTTTTCTGATTGTGAGTGTTGATGACGGGCACATTTTCCGGCGAAACCAGTTTTCCGGCGAAACAAATTTTCCGACGAACCTTAGATCCGACTTCTTTTTGACAAGGATTTGTGCGGATCTTCATTCTGAGTGTTTTGGTACAAGTTTCTGGTTTTAACTCGAAGAATCAGGAGAGAGATCGTGATATTACATTTTCCGGCGGATCTTCGATTTGAATCCGGGGATGGCAAACCCGGACTCACCCTCTCTCCTAAATCACCACTGTAGCACTGTCGCCCGTGTCACATCATGTCAGTCAACCTGCGAGACCGGGTTCGAGATTTCAtttttgaaaccggtatttgaaataccggattcggGTGACTTTTTTGAActcggtatttcaaataccggtttaccttgtttcacaaaaaaaattttgcCAAAACTTATTTGACAAAACACCCATCAAATACGTCCGTTTCGAAAAAAATTTCGGTAGAAGAGAGCTAATTGTCCCAAAACTATTAGCGAGATGGTACATCATCAAGCCTCCCAGCCTAGCGTTGCATCGTAAGTAATGGAGCGTTAGGCTTTGGAGCACTATTTGATTCTAAAAATTACTAAAGGAGTAACATGTTTACTTACCCAAAGGCTCCAAAGAGGAGCCCAATGAAGGGTTTGTTTTACCGCAAGCTTTAGGAAGGTGGTACACTATCAAGCTTCCCAGCCTAGTGCTCCATTGTGAGCAATGGAGCATTAGGTTATACATTATACCAATCCGCAAGATGATAT
This genomic window contains:
- the LOC122600678 gene encoding acyl-protein thioesterase 2-like — translated: MSLGVPSLGSVGRTARRALQFGKTYVVKPKSKHLATIVWMHGLGDNGSSWAQLLETLPLPNIKWICPTSPTQPLTLFGGFPSNAWFDIGDLSETESHDIEGLDATAAHVLSLLSTEPADVKFGVGGFSMGAAAALYCASCFVHGKLGNGDAFSTHLDAVVGLSGWLPCANDLSNKVEGAEAASRASSLPILHCHGKVDDVVLFRYGDKSAEKLTSCGFRNFTFKVYDSLGHYTMPDEMEDVCSWLTSKLDLKSDK